From the genome of Gammaproteobacteria bacterium, one region includes:
- a CDS encoding UDP-N-acetylmuramoyl-tripeptide--D-alanyl-D-alanine ligase — MTTFRWTHPRVQAALSLRDAPAFAGTGFASVSTDTRTLAGGELFVAIAGENFDGHDFVSDAVASGAAGVVVSRAVAIEASVPVYRVPDTLAALGHLARYRRRRHAAQVVAITGSSGKTTTKEFLRGALQRSYRVHANPGNLNNRIGLPLTILGAPDAAEVLVLEMGTNEPGEIAALTAVAEPDIAAVTTVSDGHLEKLGSLEGVFQEKLALVAGLNGRGAVVVGDQPPALPERARALHPNVRVAGWSDAADANLRPRIPHPDSHGRYFFDWRNQRVHLQVPGRHAVYDALIALAISDLLQTPHGPAVRGLEQYRPQGMRGEQLHAGDLTLLLDCYNANPQSVRAALDLLGLIPSAGRRVAVLGSMLELGDRSAALHDELLGEALSRAVDVVLALGEFAAAAERLRKTGRQGSEPALLASADAAEGYALLRGFLEGNELILLKGSRGVALERLVPLIEADFGPAVRNGAR; from the coding sequence ATGACCACGTTTCGCTGGACGCACCCGCGCGTGCAGGCGGCGCTTTCCCTGCGGGATGCCCCCGCGTTTGCCGGCACCGGGTTCGCGAGCGTTTCCACCGACACGCGCACCCTGGCCGGGGGTGAACTCTTCGTGGCCATTGCGGGAGAGAACTTCGACGGACACGACTTCGTGTCCGACGCGGTTGCCTCGGGAGCGGCGGGGGTGGTGGTCTCGCGGGCGGTCGCCATCGAGGCCTCCGTGCCGGTGTACCGCGTGCCCGACACCCTGGCCGCGCTCGGACACCTGGCCCGCTATCGCCGCCGCCGCCACGCGGCCCAGGTCGTGGCCATCACCGGATCCTCGGGCAAGACGACGACCAAGGAGTTCCTCCGGGGAGCCCTGCAGCGCAGCTATCGGGTGCACGCCAATCCCGGCAACCTCAACAACCGGATCGGGCTGCCCTTGACGATTCTGGGCGCCCCGGACGCGGCCGAGGTGCTGGTGCTGGAGATGGGCACCAACGAGCCGGGTGAAATCGCGGCCCTGACCGCGGTCGCGGAGCCCGACATCGCGGCGGTCACCACCGTCTCGGACGGGCATCTTGAAAAACTGGGCTCGCTGGAGGGGGTGTTTCAGGAGAAGCTGGCGCTGGTCGCGGGGTTGAACGGACGCGGCGCGGTGGTGGTGGGCGACCAGCCGCCGGCTCTCCCCGAACGGGCTCGCGCGCTTCACCCCAACGTACGGGTCGCCGGCTGGTCCGACGCCGCCGACGCCAACCTGCGCCCCCGGATTCCGCACCCGGATTCCCATGGGCGCTACTTCTTCGACTGGCGCAACCAGCGCGTCCACCTCCAGGTGCCGGGACGGCACGCGGTCTACGACGCCCTCATCGCGCTTGCCATCTCCGACCTCCTGCAGACACCTCACGGGCCGGCGGTGCGCGGGCTCGAGCAGTACAGGCCGCAGGGCATGCGGGGCGAGCAGCTGCATGCGGGAGACCTCACCCTGCTGCTGGATTGTTACAACGCTAACCCGCAGAGCGTCCGCGCCGCCCTCGACCTGCTCGGGCTGATTCCGTCGGCGGGCCGCAGGGTGGCGGTGCTGGGGAGCATGCTCGAGCTGGGCGACCGGAGCGCGGCGCTGCACGACGAACTGCTGGGCGAAGCCCTGTCCCGGGCGGTGGACGTCGTGCTGGCGCTGGGCGAATTCGCCGCGGCCGCCGAACGCCTGCGCAAGACCGGGCGGCAGGGCAGTGAACCGGCGCTGCTCGCCAGCGCGGACGCGGCGGAGGGATACGCGCTGCTCCGCGGATTCCTGGAGGGCAACGAGCTGATCCTGCTCAAGGGATCCCGCGGCGTTGCGCTGGAGCGTCTGGTCCCGCTCATCGAAGCCGACTTCGGGCCGGCGGTCCGGAACGGGGCGAGGTGA
- a CDS encoding UDP-N-acetylmuramoyl-L-alanyl-D-glutamate--2,6-diaminopimelate ligase, whose protein sequence is MDRARSVSLARVVERLAGAGALAPGADVPGEAGVCGVSHDSRQVEEGDLFVAWRGAEHDGHDFVGEAVGRGAVAALVETPLPGLPVPQVLVRDGRLAGALAADEFFGNPSRDVFVYAVTGTNGKTTTTLLARHLLRAGGPSAAIGTLGLVDADGDVRPRTAGLTTPGPVQLSAWMRSLADSGVRHVGLEASSHALDQRRLDGVQLDAVAYTNLSRDHLDYHHDMDGYRAAKARAVGLLVPEGTVVVNADEPAWVRLDSGSRRRLSYGVDSDAALTATSLELGPAGTRFELSYEGSAVPVSMPLLGRFNVENALAAAGIALAAGRRVDEVVDGLGSAPAVPGRMELVASRPCPVVIDYAHTPDALVCLLDTLRRLTDGRLIVLFGAGGDRDAAKRPLMGRAVAERADVAIVTSDNPRTEDPEAIIDEVVAGMAGTGHERVSDRRAAIGRALDLAAPGDLVVLAGKGHETRQVIGSETLPFDERKIVLAHLAGGEEGA, encoded by the coding sequence GTGGACAGAGCCCGTAGCGTCTCGCTCGCGCGCGTGGTCGAGCGGCTGGCGGGCGCCGGCGCGCTCGCTCCCGGGGCGGATGTCCCGGGGGAGGCAGGGGTGTGCGGGGTAAGCCACGACTCACGGCAGGTTGAGGAAGGCGACTTGTTCGTCGCGTGGCGGGGAGCGGAACACGACGGGCACGACTTCGTCGGGGAGGCGGTGGGGCGGGGGGCGGTGGCGGCGCTGGTGGAGACGCCCCTGCCCGGCCTGCCGGTGCCGCAGGTGTTGGTGCGCGACGGCCGCCTGGCGGGCGCGCTTGCCGCCGACGAGTTCTTCGGCAATCCATCCCGCGACGTCTTCGTCTACGCGGTCACGGGTACCAACGGCAAGACCACGACCACGCTGCTGGCGCGCCACCTGCTGAGGGCCGGCGGGCCGTCCGCCGCGATCGGCACGCTGGGGCTCGTGGACGCCGACGGGGACGTGCGCCCGCGCACGGCGGGCCTGACTACGCCGGGGCCGGTGCAGCTCTCGGCGTGGATGCGGTCGCTTGCGGACTCGGGCGTTCGCCACGTCGGGCTGGAGGCGTCGTCCCACGCGCTCGACCAGCGCCGCCTCGACGGAGTTCAACTCGACGCCGTCGCGTACACCAACCTCTCCCGCGACCACCTCGACTACCACCACGACATGGATGGCTACCGGGCCGCCAAGGCGCGCGCGGTCGGGCTGCTGGTTCCGGAGGGGACCGTCGTGGTGAACGCGGACGAGCCCGCCTGGGTTCGCCTGGACAGCGGATCGCGGCGCCGTCTCTCCTACGGCGTGGATTCGGATGCCGCACTGACCGCCACCTCTCTCGAACTCGGGCCTGCGGGGACCCGCTTCGAACTGTCGTATGAGGGGAGCGCCGTGCCCGTGTCGATGCCCCTGCTGGGGCGCTTCAACGTGGAGAACGCCCTCGCGGCGGCGGGCATCGCGCTTGCCGCCGGCCGCCGCGTGGACGAGGTCGTGGACGGGCTCGGGAGCGCGCCCGCCGTCCCGGGACGCATGGAACTGGTCGCCAGCCGCCCGTGCCCGGTCGTCATCGACTACGCGCACACCCCGGACGCGCTGGTGTGCCTCCTCGACACCCTGCGGCGCCTCACCGACGGCCGGCTGATCGTGCTCTTCGGAGCGGGGGGCGATCGCGATGCCGCCAAGCGCCCGCTCATGGGCAGAGCGGTGGCGGAGCGGGCCGATGTGGCCATCGTCACCTCGGACAACCCCCGCACCGAGGATCCCGAGGCGATCATCGATGAGGTGGTCGCGGGGATGGCAGGGACCGGGCACGAGCGCGTCTCCGACCGCCGCGCAGCCATCGGGCGGGCGCTCGACTTGGCCGCGCCCGGCGATCTGGTGGTCCTCGCGGGAAAGGGGCACGAGACCCGCCAGGTCATCGGCAGCGAGACGCTGCCCTTCGACGAGCGCAAGATCGTGCTCGCTCACCTCGCCGGCGGAGAGGAGGGCGCATGA
- a CDS encoding molecular chaperone TorD family protein — MEVIRALATLAEPPHPAIAPIARALDLPGLPRPADHTELFLFQLYPFASFHVGADGMLGGEAADRVAGFWRALGREVPGEPDHLSALLGLYAGLADAEARESAGAGRILRRESRKALLWEHLLSWLPPYLHAVGEIAHPFYRQWAELLGAALLSEAAELGAPDRLPLHLREAPPLEDPRITGGEAFLSQLTAPVRTGMLLTRADLARCAGEVGLGRRAGERRFVLKALLSSSPGDTLDWLGLEAARWRGVHEGYRAEAEAVSRFWTSRADAAHRLLVELAREAGGTLADD; from the coding sequence GTGGAGGTCATCCGCGCGCTGGCGACGCTGGCCGAGCCTCCGCACCCCGCCATCGCACCCATCGCCCGCGCCCTCGATCTGCCCGGACTCCCGCGGCCGGCCGACCACACCGAGCTCTTTCTCTTCCAGCTGTATCCGTTCGCCTCGTTCCACGTCGGCGCGGACGGGATGCTGGGTGGTGAGGCCGCCGACCGGGTGGCGGGCTTCTGGCGCGCGCTGGGCAGGGAAGTACCCGGCGAGCCGGATCACCTGAGCGCGCTGCTGGGCCTGTATGCGGGGCTTGCGGACGCCGAAGCGCGGGAGTCTGCCGGAGCGGGCCGGATTCTGCGCCGCGAGAGCCGCAAGGCGCTCCTCTGGGAGCATCTGCTCTCCTGGCTGCCGCCCTACCTGCACGCCGTAGGCGAGATCGCCCACCCCTTCTATCGGCAATGGGCCGAACTCCTGGGCGCCGCCCTTCTCTCCGAGGCTGCGGAACTCGGCGCGCCGGATCGACTGCCCCTGCACCTGCGCGAGGCGCCGCCCCTGGAGGATCCGCGCATAACCGGAGGAGAGGCCTTCCTCAGCCAGCTGACCGCGCCCGTGCGCACCGGCATGCTCCTGACGCGCGCGGACCTGGCGCGCTGCGCCGGCGAGGTGGGGCTCGGGCGACGCGCCGGGGAGCGCCGCTTCGTGCTGAAGGCGCTACTCTCCTCGAGTCCCGGGGACACGCTCGATTGGCTCGGCTTGGAGGCCGCCCGCTGGCGCGGAGTGCACGAGGGCTACCGCGCGGAGGCCGAAGCCGTTTCCCGCTTCTGGACGTCCAGGGCGGACGCCGCCCACCGTCTCCTGGTCGAGCTGGCGCGCGAAGCCGGGGGGACGCTCGCGGACGACTGA
- a CDS encoding DUF4097 family beta strand repeat-containing protein, giving the protein MTETAGHTWNRKLIWAGGAVAAAAVALSAMDGTAVQASQQEYRIAGSHVAVYNLAGEVSVVPATGNDVVVTVNARGADAETLTVESGEIRGVQTLRVRYPSDRVVYSDMGGNSRTQVRVRGDGTFGHGGFSRGERVDIRSSGSGLEAWADLTIAVPPGQRFSLYLGAGATEARDVAGDLELDTQSGSIESAGTSGSLSIDTGSGSVRVARANGDLDVDTGSGQVTLDGVAGERVLVDTGSGSVHASDIRSESVEVDTGSGRITLLAVEAPDIMLDTGSGSVEVDLVADVERLEVDTGSGGVTLRVPGDLGARMEVDTGSGSIDVEVPIDESTRRRSYLRGTIGDGRGSIVVDTGSGSIRVLGR; this is encoded by the coding sequence ATGACGGAAACAGCCGGACACACCTGGAACAGAAAGCTCATCTGGGCCGGAGGGGCGGTGGCCGCGGCCGCGGTCGCCCTGTCGGCGATGGACGGTACCGCAGTCCAGGCGTCGCAACAGGAATACCGCATTGCAGGCAGCCATGTCGCCGTATACAACCTGGCGGGCGAGGTGAGCGTCGTCCCGGCAACCGGCAACGACGTAGTCGTCACCGTGAATGCGCGGGGCGCGGACGCGGAGACCCTGACCGTCGAGTCAGGCGAGATTCGAGGCGTGCAGACCCTGCGTGTCCGCTATCCCTCCGACCGCGTCGTCTACAGCGACATGGGCGGGAACTCCCGAACCCAGGTCCGAGTCCGCGGCGACGGGACCTTCGGCCACGGCGGATTCTCGCGCGGCGAGCGCGTGGACATCCGGAGTTCGGGCAGCGGGCTCGAGGCCTGGGCCGACCTCACCATCGCGGTGCCCCCCGGCCAGCGCTTCTCGCTGTACCTTGGCGCGGGCGCAACGGAGGCGCGCGATGTCGCAGGGGATCTCGAACTCGATACCCAGTCGGGTTCGATCGAATCCGCGGGCACCTCCGGGAGCCTGAGCATCGATACCGGATCGGGATCGGTTCGGGTGGCGCGCGCGAACGGAGACCTCGACGTCGATACCGGCTCGGGACAGGTCACGCTGGATGGCGTGGCCGGCGAGCGCGTGCTCGTCGACACCGGCTCGGGAAGTGTGCACGCGTCGGACATTCGTTCGGAATCGGTGGAGGTGGACACCGGGTCGGGTCGCATTACCTTGCTGGCCGTGGAGGCGCCGGACATCATGTTGGACACCGGCAGCGGCAGCGTGGAAGTGGACCTGGTCGCCGACGTCGAGCGGCTGGAAGTGGACACCGGGTCGGGCGGCGTGACGCTGCGCGTCCCGGGCGATCTGGGCGCGCGCATGGAAGTGGACACGGGCAGTGGCTCGATCGATGTGGAGGTCCCGATCGATGAAAGCACGCGGCGGCGCTCCTATCTGCGCGGCACCATCGGTGACGGCCGGGGCAGCATCGTGGTCGACACGGGTTCGGGGTCCATCCGCGTCCTTGGCCGCTGA
- a CDS encoding penicillin-binding transpeptidase domain-containing protein, which yields MRLPQRSQWPRRLILIGWLVSAGTVVGRAAMLQVENAEWRQRSAEQHQMSRPVPSIRGSILDRDGVLLAQSREVVEVGLAPGELRRDENGFAAEASSALQTVLGLSASEARRRTSSDEAWVVIPGRYPTTVRAGLEDIRGVYLGRDYERFRPHGDLVAGVLGGFLDGSGAGGIEASYDGVLTGRPGEEMTLLDARGVELPGRAVPVRSPVPGGSVSLTIDVDLQEIAREELQEAIETTGSSGGDILLTDPATGEILAVVSIRDGDAAGLAAINTANEPGSTLKPFTVAAILSSDVGTLEDLVDIGDGTWHVAGRTLNDVHPKGGTMTLADALRVSSNVGVAKVADRLSDREQYEMLRDFGFGMPTGLPIPGETSGVLRKPEDWSLQSPVSLAIGYEISVSPLQLAMAYGALANGGRLMAPRLIREVRAADGSLIERPDPRLIRRVVESGVARDISRVLVEVTESGTGTRARLTSFAVAGKSGTSRAYRADGGYAEGEYFATFVGFFPAEDPQLLAYVKLNGPEGVYYGGAAAAPVIRATMEGILAAQQPPVDRRVLAHAARRPAPQNPVIRFAGAEAPGSEPAVWASGEGTEVVVPDVRGLSARSAVRRLHTAGLRVTWDAPGAVLGTWPAAGTLLVQGDTVSIDVGRIERGQSP from the coding sequence ATGAGGCTTCCGCAAAGATCGCAATGGCCCCGGCGGCTGATCCTCATTGGCTGGCTGGTATCGGCCGGCACCGTCGTCGGGCGCGCCGCCATGCTGCAGGTGGAGAACGCCGAGTGGCGCCAGCGGTCGGCCGAACAGCACCAGATGTCACGCCCGGTTCCGTCCATCCGCGGCTCGATCCTGGACCGGGACGGCGTCCTGCTGGCCCAGAGCCGGGAGGTGGTGGAAGTGGGCCTGGCGCCGGGCGAACTGAGGCGCGACGAGAACGGCTTCGCGGCCGAGGCGAGCTCCGCACTCCAGACCGTACTGGGCCTGTCGGCTTCCGAGGCGCGGCGGCGCACGAGTTCCGATGAGGCGTGGGTCGTCATTCCGGGCCGCTATCCAACCACGGTGCGCGCCGGACTGGAGGACATCCGGGGCGTATACCTGGGGCGCGACTACGAGCGCTTTCGGCCGCACGGCGATCTGGTTGCGGGTGTGCTGGGCGGCTTCCTGGACGGAAGCGGCGCGGGGGGCATCGAGGCGTCCTACGACGGGGTCCTTACCGGACGTCCGGGTGAGGAGATGACGCTTCTCGACGCGCGCGGCGTCGAACTCCCGGGCCGCGCGGTGCCGGTCAGGTCGCCCGTGCCGGGCGGAAGCGTTTCGCTCACCATCGACGTGGATCTGCAGGAAATCGCCCGCGAGGAGCTGCAGGAAGCCATCGAAACGACGGGGTCCAGCGGCGGGGACATCCTCCTGACGGATCCGGCTACCGGCGAGATCCTGGCGGTCGTCTCGATCCGGGACGGCGACGCGGCCGGCCTCGCGGCCATCAATACCGCCAACGAGCCCGGGTCGACGCTCAAGCCCTTCACGGTGGCGGCGATTCTGTCCAGCGACGTGGGAACGCTGGAGGATCTCGTCGACATCGGCGACGGCACCTGGCATGTCGCCGGGCGCACGCTGAACGACGTGCACCCCAAGGGCGGCACGATGACGCTGGCCGACGCGCTGCGGGTATCGTCCAACGTGGGCGTCGCCAAAGTGGCCGACCGCCTCTCCGACCGCGAGCAATACGAAATGCTGCGCGACTTCGGATTCGGCATGCCCACAGGCCTGCCGATCCCGGGCGAGACCTCGGGCGTCCTGCGCAAGCCGGAGGACTGGTCCCTGCAGTCACCTGTCTCCCTGGCCATCGGCTACGAAATCTCCGTCAGCCCGCTGCAGCTCGCGATGGCGTATGGCGCGCTGGCCAACGGCGGCCGCCTGATGGCGCCCAGGCTGATCCGCGAAGTGCGGGCCGCCGACGGATCGCTGATCGAGCGTCCCGACCCGCGCCTCATTCGGCGGGTCGTCGAAAGCGGAGTGGCCCGTGACATCAGCCGGGTGCTGGTCGAGGTCACCGAGTCGGGCACCGGAACCCGTGCACGCCTGACTTCCTTCGCGGTGGCGGGCAAGAGCGGCACCAGTCGCGCGTACCGCGCGGACGGCGGCTACGCCGAGGGCGAGTATTTCGCCACCTTCGTCGGCTTCTTCCCGGCCGAGGATCCGCAATTGCTGGCCTATGTGAAGCTGAACGGTCCGGAGGGCGTGTACTACGGCGGAGCGGCGGCCGCCCCGGTCATCCGCGCCACCATGGAGGGCATCCTGGCCGCCCAGCAGCCGCCCGTGGACCGGCGGGTGCTCGCCCACGCGGCGCGCCGCCCCGCTCCGCAGAACCCCGTGATTCGCTTCGCCGGCGCGGAAGCCCCGGGCTCCGAGCCTGCGGTCTGGGCGAGCGGGGAGGGGACCGAGGTGGTGGTGCCGGACGTCCGTGGCCTGTCGGCGCGCTCCGCGGTGCGCCGGCTGCACACTGCCGGGCTGCGCGTGACCTGGGACGCCCCGGGGGCCGTGCTCGGCACCTGGCCGGCCGCGGGCACGTTGCTCGTGCAGGGCGACACCGTTTCGATCGATGTCGGGAGAATCGAACGTGGACAGAGCCCGTAG
- a CDS encoding thioesterase family protein gives MFRFQHPVQVRFQDIDVGGHAHHSRALSYFEEARAAYWREIAGRRTPEDVDYILAEARIRYHARVLYPDRLNVGARVSVLGKKHFVMEYEVRSGEGGLLVSGSTVQVMYDYGAGASQRIPPELAERIRAHEGPLPARRGS, from the coding sequence GTGTTTCGCTTCCAGCACCCGGTTCAGGTCCGGTTCCAGGACATCGACGTGGGCGGCCACGCCCATCACTCGAGGGCGCTCTCCTACTTCGAGGAGGCGCGGGCCGCCTACTGGCGGGAGATTGCGGGGCGCCGCACGCCGGAAGATGTGGACTACATCCTCGCCGAGGCCCGCATCCGATATCACGCGCGGGTGCTCTACCCCGACCGCCTCAACGTGGGCGCGCGAGTATCCGTTCTCGGCAAGAAGCACTTCGTCATGGAATACGAGGTGCGATCGGGCGAGGGAGGGCTGCTGGTTTCGGGCAGCACCGTGCAGGTGATGTACGACTATGGCGCCGGGGCGAGCCAGCGGATTCCGCCCGAACTCGCCGAACGCATCCGCGCCCATGAGGGGCCGCTTCCCGCCCGGCGGGGATCCTGA
- a CDS encoding division/cell wall cluster transcriptional repressor MraZ, with amino-acid sequence MNGFLGRYEKRLDDKGRLSLPVPLRRAAGDGSLVLLQYQAPALTLFPGAAWETIQDRLMEYRRSDRDADAFVRRITSFAVEVTPDKLGRFLIPGWLQEAASLEGEVLVVGSLDRIEIWNPGLFDVHLEDGAPDASEFVHKIFG; translated from the coding sequence GTGAACGGCTTTCTGGGGCGCTACGAGAAACGTCTCGACGACAAGGGTCGTCTGAGTCTGCCGGTTCCGCTGCGGCGTGCTGCAGGGGACGGATCTCTCGTGCTGCTCCAGTATCAGGCTCCCGCGTTGACCCTGTTCCCCGGCGCAGCGTGGGAGACGATTCAGGACCGCCTCATGGAATACCGGCGCTCGGATCGCGACGCCGACGCGTTCGTGCGCCGCATCACTTCGTTCGCGGTCGAGGTCACGCCCGACAAGCTCGGTCGGTTTCTGATTCCCGGATGGCTGCAGGAGGCGGCTTCCCTGGAAGGCGAGGTGCTCGTGGTGGGCTCACTGGACCGGATCGAGATCTGGAACCCCGGACTCTTCGATGTGCATCTCGAGGACGGCGCGCCCGACGCCTCCGAGTTCGTGCACAAGATCTTCGGATGA
- the rsmH gene encoding 16S rRNA (cytosine(1402)-N(4))-methyltransferase RsmH encodes MRRRADDDTGVQDYHMPVLVREVLALLEPERGGLFVDGTVGGGGHARAILERAPGVHLVAVDRDPGALAEAERTLAPFGDRVRFLLSDFRHAARAPELEEGAVSGVLLDLGVSSRQLDHDRRGFAFRRGVPLDMRMDGRDARTPSAADVLNSYDEGSLARVFRELGEHRGAHRLARRIVRRRRTRPFAVSDDLVGALRAAMGRSPAPRDKARVFQALRLEVNDELGALREGLDTLRDTLDAGGRMAVISYHSLEDREVKNRFREWSRDCTCPPALPVCVCAGRAAGETLARRPVRPAPAETAANPRARSARLRAWRKTS; translated from the coding sequence GTGCGGAGGCGAGCGGACGATGATACCGGCGTCCAGGACTATCACATGCCGGTGCTGGTGCGGGAAGTGCTCGCGCTTCTCGAGCCCGAGCGCGGCGGGCTGTTCGTGGACGGCACCGTGGGAGGCGGAGGGCACGCTCGCGCGATCCTGGAGCGGGCTCCCGGGGTCCACCTGGTCGCGGTGGACCGCGATCCGGGAGCGCTCGCAGAGGCCGAACGGACCCTCGCGCCCTTCGGTGACCGGGTACGCTTCCTTCTCTCCGACTTCCGCCACGCCGCGCGCGCCCCTGAACTCGAGGAGGGCGCCGTGAGCGGGGTGCTGCTCGACCTGGGCGTGAGCTCGCGGCAACTGGATCACGACCGGCGGGGGTTCGCGTTCCGCCGCGGGGTGCCGCTGGACATGCGCATGGACGGAAGAGATGCGCGCACGCCGAGCGCTGCCGACGTGCTCAACAGCTACGACGAAGGGAGTCTGGCGCGTGTGTTTCGGGAGCTGGGCGAGCACCGCGGGGCGCACAGGCTGGCGCGCCGGATCGTGCGCCGGCGGAGGACGCGCCCGTTTGCCGTCAGCGACGATCTCGTGGGAGCGCTGCGCGCCGCGATGGGACGGTCGCCGGCGCCTCGCGACAAGGCGCGCGTCTTCCAGGCGCTGCGCCTGGAGGTGAACGACGAGCTGGGGGCGCTGCGGGAAGGCCTCGACACCCTGCGCGACACCCTGGACGCGGGCGGGCGGATGGCGGTGATCTCCTATCACTCGCTCGAGGATCGCGAAGTCAAGAACCGGTTCCGCGAGTGGAGCCGCGACTGCACCTGTCCCCCCGCGCTCCCGGTGTGCGTCTGCGCCGGCCGGGCCGCGGGAGAGACGCTCGCGCGCCGTCCGGTGCGGCCCGCTCCGGCTGAAACGGCGGCGAATCCCCGTGCCCGGAGCGCGCGCCTGCGCGCGTGGAGGAAGACATCGTGA